From Ignavibacterium sp.:
GATAAAATTAAAATAGGTAGTTTTACATACACGTCTCCAACTAATAGTTACTCTGATATTACAAGTTATTTGTTAAACGGATATTCGGGCATAAATAGTGGTGATACTTGGTGGGGTGATTATGGGCAAACTTTACATACTCTATCATCAACATCACAGATTTATCTTAATAAATCAAATAATACACTTTATCACTATGTGAACACTGATGCGAATCAAAGAGCAACTGATATTGACCAACTAACCTATGGCACAATACATAGATTATTTACTGACACTGAGAGAGTACTTAACCGTAAAATCAAGATTGATTTTAAACTACGCGGTATTAAATATCAAACAGGCACCTATCACGATTTATTCGGAACAGTCAACATAATTTACTTCAACTCCTCGTGGGCGGTTATCAAACGAGAACAGGTGCTTTATTTTCAGTTTCTTGAATCACAGGTTCCCGGCATCGGATATGCAAACGCATCGGTTATTGATAAAACAGGAGCAAACGCAATTGAAATTTTTGCGCCGGGAAATATTCCTGACATCTATGCTGTCTATATTGAATTCACTGCCGGATTCTTAAAAGGCGGTCAGTATAAACGAGCCTTGGACTTTGAAATAAGCGATCTTAAATTCTATGGTTATGAGGGAACTAAAACCCTAATAAACGAAGAAGGACTTATGATATACAATTCCGATATGAACTACCTCTCCTTCCGCAAAAACAGCTTTGAAATAAACGCTTATGATATAAAAGTTGCAAATTATCCGGTGGTCAGATTTTTAGGTAAATATTCCACTGCTCCGCAATATGGTGTTAAAGTTTCTGATATTTACATAAACTCCACTGATGGTAAAGTATATATTTGCTCCGGATTTAATTCATCCACTCCACAGTGGACAGTCTTGAATTAAAAACCTGAAAATTCATCAAAATTCCCTGCCCAAAATCAGGCTGACTTTAACCTATTAGTAGAGACAACCACTAATACCAGAGGAAACCTTATGAAAATTAAAATTTTTAAGCTTCTTTCGGCACTTGACGGATTAAAAAAGCTTGCCGAAAGAGACCTTCCAGCCCCGATAAGCTTCAATCTTGCCAGAGCTTTCCAGCAAATAGATAAAGAGTTAGAATTATTTGAAAAACAAAGGGTTAAACTATTGGAAAAATATGCGGTTAAACAGGATGATGGAAGTCTTATTATACCGGATGATAATACTGAAAACAGAGAAAAATATCTTGCGGAATTAAATCAGCTCATGGACTGTGAAATTGAAATCCCCTATGAGCCTATAAACATCAACAATCTTGGTGAAATCAAGCTATCAGTTTCTGATATGCTCCAGATTCAGGACTTTTTTATCAATAAATAAGCAAGGACAAATTCTATGATGGATACTGATTTAAATAAAAATCAGGGTACACCTGACGCTAAGGGTAATAGCGGAAAAGACGGAGACGACTCTGCTCCTAAAAATCCAGAGGAAAAAACCTTTACGCAGGATGAGGTAAATCAGATAATTCAAGCCCGACTTGCAAAAGAAAAAGACAAGTACAAGGACTATGAATCTCTAAAATCTCAGATTGCGGAATTGGAACAATTAAAAGAGAAATCTTCAAAGCTTGAAAGCGAAACAAGTAACCTTAATTCGGTACTTCAGGAGGTTTATGATAGCTTGGTACAGAGCGTTGACGAGGATAAAAGAACGCTTATACCGGAGCAATTATCTTTAGCCGATAAGATTAAATATATTAATTCAAACCGCGCCACTTTACTTACTCCACAGCCTAAAACTCCTCCAAAAGAACCAAATCCCAAAGGAGAGCCTGGTCTCTTCGGCGGAAAATACTCTACACTTGTTGAATTCGCCTCCAAAGACCCCAAAGGTTACTACGAAGCGCGTAAAGCAGGCAAGATTTAAACGCACACACCGAAATCCAATCACTTTATTTAATCAGGAGAATTTTATATGTCCACAACTTTAGCTACCCTGAGTGGTCTTCAGGATAAAATTATTGCCGACAGCACAGCGCTTTTCAGACTACGTTCTGATTTATTTAACGCTGTTTATACACAATCAGCAGGTTCAGCAAGCGTCGTTCAGTTTATGTCAAGCGGCGTTCCGGGAGCCGCAACAAAACAGGCAGTCGAAAACACAGATGTTACTCCAACAGTTGTTACCATCAGTGATGTTCCTGCACAGTTAGAAACCTATCCTATTTTGGTAAGATCAAGTAAAATATCAATCGCTGCTCCTAACGCAGAACTAAAAATTGCAGAACAGCTTGCAGGTGGAATTGCAAGAACAGTTGACACAATCATAGCTCAGTTATTCAACGGGTTTTCAAACGCTGTTGGTGACAACGCTACTGATGTCAATATTGATAGTTTCTTCACCGCAGTAGCAAAACTTGATGAATCAGGTTATGTAGGTGATAAAGTTGCAGTTTTACACCCTATGACCTGGAAGAAAATCGGTAAAGATATTCTCGGCTTATCAGGCGCCGGAAACAAAGCAAACGAATATCTTACACGCGGTTATATTGCAAACGTTGGCGGCGTTGATATTTATGTCTCTCCCTGGGTCGATGCTTCAGGTCAGTACACCAACGGTGTTTATTTCAAAGAAGCACTCGGCTTAGGATACAGAGAACCTGTAATTGATATTGAATCTATGCCTAACCTTGAGAAAGTAGCAGTTGACTTCCTGGCAACAGCTTTCCTCAAAGCAGTCGAATTGACTGATGCCGCTGGTGTTAAATTAATCGATAAACTTGTAGTATAATTACCGACAGCCCCGATAATTCGGGGCTTTTAATAACCTTATAATTGGAGAATTAACTATGTCAGCAATTAGAGTATTGCAGGACTACACTTTCACAGCAGAAAGAGAGACGATTTACGGTCAGGAAAACGACACTGCGCCAGTAGGATTGCCAACAGAAAATCTTGAATTCACTTTAGAGCCGAACAAACACAGACTCAATCGTGCCTGGGGCTTCAGAGGATTTCACTCTGCCAATAGCTGGAACGATACTTTTAACGTGGTTCCAACCGCTCAATCAAAGATTCTTATAACCCCACAAATATTGCATCTGCTTTTACCTGGCTTACTTCAGAGTAAACCTGATTGGACCGCAACAGCAGATGTCTGGACGATGAAAGCAAATAACTACGCGCAACTTCCTGGTGTTAAAACTGCCAACGAAGGATATTTCTTTGACCTTGCGAGAAGATTTCAGGATGGAACCGGTGAATTGATGAAGGGCGCTGTTGTCAACAGCCTCAAATTGTCTGTCTCCCCTACTGATGATGAAGGTATTTTGTCCGGCGAATTTCAATTTATCGGATCTGCAATTGATCGTAATTTTTCAGCAACAGGAACTGTAACTCACGCACCCCTGACAAATATGTATCGCTGGGGTAATCTCTCACAGGTGAGCTATAACAACAATCCTCTTTTAAGCGATTTTATCTCCTGCGAGTTAAATATCACCAACGGTGCAAAGTTTGCTCAGGATTTAACTTCTTCAGAGATAGTATTTCCTAAGTGGGAAGTTACAGGCACAATTAAAGTTGTTGCCAACGCTTATACCGAAGCGATGAAAAACGATTGCCTGCTCAAAGATGTGAATATGGCTGTTCCGATAAAAATCGTGTTTGGAAATTCAAATCCTTCAGCTGAGGGTGATTTAGCAATTACTGTTAACGCATATCTTACAGGCTATAAGCCTGATTACACAGAAGGAGAAGTAATTGAGTTCACTTTTGAGGGCGTTTTTGGAAACTCAGTTTCGCCCGTCGAATTCAAATTCTTCTACGATACAACACCGTAAATTCCGGGGTTGTCAATAAGACAGCCCCCTTTATTTTTTTCGATAAACTATTTACCAAAGGAGGAATTTTTTTATGGCAATTGCCCTTTCCAGAAAAACTGTTGACTATATTTTAGAATCAGATCGAAAGCTTGATAAATCAGAACAAACGATTTTTAAGATCAAACCTCTTTCAGCAAAGCAGTACGCAAGGATTCAGGACTCTATGCGCTTTTCAAGAAAAGACAACGGCGACTCGAATATAGAGAATCTTGGGACTTATACTTATGAAGTTCTGCTTTATGGTCTTGTTGGTTGGGAAAACTTCAAGGATGCGGACTCTCAGGAGGTTAAATTTAACAGTAAAGCTGTTGATGAATCAATTGATTATCTTCCGATAGATGTAAGATATGAACTTGCTAACGCAATTATGGAACTAAGCTTATTGGGTGGAGACAAGGAAAAAAACTAATATTGGCGGCTTTTTGGTCCGCATATGACAAGAAGGATGAAATCAAATTTCCAAAGCACGTGGATTTTCCTTTTGAAGCTGTAAATTTTAATCGTCAAAAAAAGCTTTGTTATAACAAAAAGGAATTGCTGGAACACCTTCTGTGCAAGGACGAATTAAAGCCGCTTGTTTTAATACTTGCAGCAAGAGTTCATCCGGAGTTTTTTATTTCAGAAGACAGCTTTGTTCTTATCGGACAATATGTGAACTTCAAAAGATACGGTATGCAATTTCTTTATCCAAAAGGGATGAAGGAAATACCGAATATTGTATTTCAAGCCTTTCAGATTATTTCTTCCACACTTGAACAAGTTGAAGCTGATGCAATAAAGTCAGCAAAAAGCAAAGACAGTAAATAAATAAAGATTAACAATATAATTCAGAGGATGTATATCAAAATAATTCCGCGCAATTTGATATTACATCCTTTTTTTATAAGGTAACAACTATGGCAATAGCTTCAAATAATCCTGAACTGATAATAGATGTTAAATACAACGTAAACCAGGCATCGTCTGAATATTCCAGGTTTACTAAGCGAGTAGAACAACAAGCTTTACGCCACGAGAAACAGCTTCTGAATATAAATCAGAATACACAATCAAAATTATATCAGCATCTTCAACAGTCCAACCAGAGAATCGTATCTGAAATTAATTCTCTTAATAAAAAGATTGAACGTATCACTGAAGCTGAAAACCAGAAAGCAATATCACGCTCGAAAGCTTATTATTCCAGGCAGTTAGGCGAAACAAAGAACTGGGTCAACAATATGGAGTCCTCACTTGGAAGGCTTAAAAGCTTGTTCCTTACATACCTGGGAGCAAAAACTTTCGGCGCGATAACAACTGCTTTTAATTCTGCTCTGGAAAATCTTGACGCGCTTAAGAAAGAAGCCTTTCAACTAGGTTTAACCTTTCAGGACCTATATGCTACTGTCTTTCAAAACGCTTTATCAGGAGTGGACACTGATACTTCAGTCAGGATATTAAACAACATAAAGCAGATGCTTGATGAAGCAATCTCCGACCCAAAGCTGTCAAAAAAGCTTAAACAATACGGTATCGATTTAAACTCTTCACTGTTGGAAGCATATGAAACCCTCAAAAAATATGTGCGCGCAACCGGAGACGCTTCAATACTTGGAGCAAGATTAGCCGGTGAATTAAGAAAAGTTGCATACATAAACGACGAACAGCTTGAAAGTTCCAAACAACTGTTGCGACGAATCGGTATAAGCGAAAAGGAAATACAATATATTGAGCGTTACAACGATGCAATTACAACACTTAAGGCTACAGTTCAGCTTATCGTAGGTAAAATATTTGCACAATCCGGTGATAAAATAGCTGCCGTAATTGAAAATATCAGTGACAAGATAGCCAACCTGGACACTGAGAAGATTGCCGACCTGTTTGAGTTTATGCTGGATTCAACAAATAAGGTTGCTAAAAATTTAAGAACGATTTCACAGCTACTTGCTACTATCGACAGATTATCCGCTTTTGTTGCAAGCATATCCAATATTAAAAACGCAATCGACCTTACGGACATCAAAGCCGGAATACTGGAACTTGATGATATTATCAGACAAAGCACTCAAGACCTTGAATTACTGGGTCAGTCAGGTGATTTAGATACAAGAACTATTAGCGCAATTGAAGAGAGAATTCTAATCCTTGAGAAGACTCAGGAACAACTCAAAAAAGCATCACGGATTGAACAAAAAGGTTTATTCGGAAAAAACAATTCACTTGAATCAATAGCACTTCAATTTGAAAAACTAAAAGTTAAAATTACTGACATAATTAAGCCTTTAACAGAATTGCCGCAAAAGTTTGAGGCTTTAGGAAAGTCGGGCTCTGTTATTGAATCGATTTTCGGGAAAGCACTTGGAAGCATATCTAAATTATTTGCGGGAATTTTCTCCGGTTCATCGAAAGCAATAAAGTTTATATCAGAGTTAACAGGTATAGGAAAAGCCTTCGGGGCGATCTTCAAATTCATAGGAAAAATATCAGTTTATCTGACTGTGTTGTTTATGATTTATGATTTCTTCGACGCGCTTTTCACTTATTTCAAGGAAACAGACAACTGGCTTGACAGATTATGGAAAACAGTCAAGGCTTTTGGTTATTCACTCGCTAAATTAGTTGCTGATATTATCGATGGTATCGTGCAGATAGCAAGTTTCGGTAAACTCGATTTACAAATTGGTAAGAGAGTCCGCGAGTTTTTTGGACTTGATGAAGAAAATAAAGTTGTTATTCCGATATATAATCCGGTACAGCATCCTCAGTATTTTGGGGGCAAAAAAAATAAAAACATCACTTACAGCCCTGAACAGGATGAAAACACAAAGAAAATCATCGAACAATTTAAAAACCTTGCTAACCTGAAAGAAGAAACACAGAAATACATCCACACGCTTGAAAATCTTAAAAGACAATATTCTGATCAACCTTATGTATTACGTGAAATCAATAAACAGCTTATCGAGCAAAGAGAACTTCTTGCTGATATAAACCAGGAATCCCTCAGGCTTAAACCTATTGCAAAAGGGTTTGATTTGCCACAAAATTTAGGTGAGCCGTTAATTAATAAAGCGCGCTCCTTTAAAGTTGTTCAATTTGATGATACTTCCCTGTATGGTGGAATAAAAGCTGCCGGGAGCGAATTAACTGCTTTGAGAAATAAACTTGATGTGCTTAAAAGCTTTAAGGATTTATTTGATTCAGCGTCAGATGAAGCAAAGGCACTTTCCCAGCAAATTAAAAGACTCAGTGATGAGATTGACGAGATTGACAACTCACCAATCAACGAGTTAATTCAGAAATTCCAGCAGGAATTTCTTCCGCTTATGAGTGAAGCGATAAATTTCATAAATACACTGATTGATGCAAATCTTGAACGCCTCAATAACGAACTTGATGTTATGCAGAGGCGAATTGAGCTTGAACAGGAATATTGGGACACAGTGCTTTCTAATCTTGAAGAAGCCGGAGCCAAGGGGACTGCTTATTATATCAAACAGGAATCAGAGAAAAAACGCGCAATCGCAAAACTTACCTCAGAGGAAATCCAGCTTAAAGCAAAAGTATGGGAAGCTGAAAAATCAGCAAGAATATCAGGCGCAATTATGACTGCCGCTCAGGCTTCACTTTCTGCCTGGACAATAATTCCCCCGAATCCACCCCTATCGCTTGCACTTACAACCCTGATTGCAGGCACACTTGCAACTCAGCTTGCATCAATCAATTCACAGCAGAACCCTTATTTGATAAAGAAAAATCTTGGTGGCTGGATTGAAGGAACAGGATATACAGATTCAGTGCCTGCTTTGTTAACACCAGGTGAATATGTAGTTAACCGGCAAGCGGCAAAGGAAAACGCTCTGCTTCTTGAGACAATTAATTCAGGAAGAAAAGTTCAAGCATCAAATACAGTTGTTGTTAATCTGAATTTCGATGGAAATCTGATTGCCGAAGACAGCTGGGTTGAAGACAGTCTGATTCCTAAAATTAATAAAGCAATATTAAAAGGTTACCAGTTAGGACTTAATTAAGTATGATTATTTTATCTGACAATTTCAAACAACGAATAGCAGATAAGGATACCCGCAAAATAATTCTCGCTCATCTGTATTATAACGACACTGAGTATTTTGCGGTTGCAACAACTCAAACAGTAGTTGACGGAGTACAATATCTTGGTATTATAAATAAATTTTCTGATATAACGCAGCAGTGGAATATTCTCAGTCAGAAAAACAATATTACTGTAACATCACCGCGGTTGGTACTTTCAGATTACCAGACCCCTGACGGTTATTCGATTTTTGATGACTTTGTTTATAAGCATATATTCGGAAGAAGATTAGTTATATTCATGACTTATGAAGGGCTTTCACTTCAGGACAGCCTGAGAGCTTTTGACGGCTGGGTGGATGATGTTAATTTCGGCAACAGTTCGATTATTATCACCGGTAAAACTTCTATAATTCCCGAAAGGCAGATAGCGGGTAGGAAGATAAACTACGACACGCAGACAATAGGCGATGACCCCGTGCCAGCAGGATTTAAGATATTAAAGGAGTTTGATAAAAAAGTACTTCCCGTTGTATTCGGAAAACACTGGTGCTCTCCTATTGTTCCGTATTTGCAGAATAACTCGATTGACTGGAAGCGTTATTACTCATCAATTGACAATAAATATTCAACTTCAGTTGTAAATCAATCGAACATCCGCACAAACATAAAGCACTTCAATATCAACAAGACAGCTTCATCAATTCTTATAGAGAACGATGATTATTACACGCCGCTGTATGAAACTGATTTTACAAGCGATATACTTAAGGTATATACTATTGTTACACCCGATGAGAATTTTTCGCCGGGAATTTTATTACCCTTTCAGGGTGGGCATACTAAACGTGATGGAAATATATTCGTTACAGTACCTTTAAGATATGAAGCGCGTAAAGATTTGCCTTCCTGGTTTACTATTGAGGGTGCAAGTTCATATGATAATAAGGATAATTTTCCTGATGTGTTTAATAATCTGAACACAGCACCTTTTGTATTTACTAATAACAGGTCAAACTTTTTACGTCTGTGGGTTAAAGCGAAACTTGACTTGAACAAAAATTTAAGGGTTGATGAACAAGGGCATATAAGAAAGCTCCGACGAATTCATATTCCTTCAACAGATTCCAATAACGGCGGGCAAGGCTTTTTGCTTGGAAGGTGGGAAATAAATATCGGCGCGATGGGTTATTTCCACGATAATATCTGGACGGCGGTTGATATATATCCTTTTGTTATTCATCACTGGAAGGATGGTTTTTGCGGAGAACCTTTTGACCTTCAGGCAAGAAATTTACCTCAATATCTCGGAGCCGGAACTTTGGGACTATTAACGCCTGATGACTGTAAAACAGAACCTTATAATTACTGGTATAACGCACAGGCAAGAATATTTACAAACCAGACCGGATCTTTATTTTATGATTTTGCAGAAGCTGACAACAACAGGCATATCGGATTACAAGGCAACGAGTATATTACACCTGATATGGGAAAAGCCCCC
This genomic window contains:
- a CDS encoding phage tail tube protein, whose protein sequence is MSAIRVLQDYTFTAERETIYGQENDTAPVGLPTENLEFTLEPNKHRLNRAWGFRGFHSANSWNDTFNVVPTAQSKILITPQILHLLLPGLLQSKPDWTATADVWTMKANNYAQLPGVKTANEGYFFDLARRFQDGTGELMKGAVVNSLKLSVSPTDDEGILSGEFQFIGSAIDRNFSATGTVTHAPLTNMYRWGNLSQVSYNNNPLLSDFISCELNITNGAKFAQDLTSSEIVFPKWEVTGTIKVVANAYTEAMKNDCLLKDVNMAVPIKIVFGNSNPSAEGDLAITVNAYLTGYKPDYTEGEVIEFTFEGVFGNSVSPVEFKFFYDTTP